A genome region from Clostridiales bacterium includes the following:
- the pheA gene encoding prephenate dehydratase codes for MNNRYAFLGPAGTFTEEALRSLGIPDLEAIPCVSIEDVFATVERGKADAGIVPIENSVEGSVNSTLDALAFDCGLTISREVVLDIHHALIAAPGESLESTSIVASHPHATAQCRKWLAGNLPGAVVEATNSTAEAVRRAVAEPGVAAVGTRLAAELHGGVLLAESIEDFAGNQTRFVVVGRRAHEPTGDDKTTLALFLHEDRPGALLMILSEFAYGSINLTKIQSRPTKRALGEYMFFVTLEGHAEDPAVALALECLRLKLRRVRVLGSYPRAR; via the coding sequence GTGAACAACAGGTACGCATTTCTCGGCCCTGCGGGGACGTTTACCGAGGAGGCGCTGCGATCGCTTGGGATACCGGATCTCGAAGCAATTCCGTGTGTGTCGATCGAAGACGTATTCGCGACAGTGGAGCGCGGGAAGGCTGACGCCGGGATCGTGCCGATCGAGAACTCCGTCGAAGGCAGCGTGAACTCAACGCTTGACGCGCTCGCGTTCGACTGCGGCCTCACGATATCGCGCGAGGTCGTGCTCGACATCCACCATGCGCTCATCGCCGCCCCCGGGGAGTCGCTTGAGAGCACTTCGATCGTGGCGAGCCATCCGCACGCCACCGCGCAGTGCCGTAAGTGGCTTGCCGGAAACCTGCCGGGCGCGGTGGTGGAGGCCACCAACTCCACGGCCGAGGCGGTCCGCCGGGCGGTGGCTGAACCGGGGGTCGCCGCGGTGGGGACTCGGCTCGCAGCGGAGCTGCATGGCGGCGTGCTTCTCGCCGAGAGCATCGAGGACTTCGCGGGCAACCAGACGCGCTTCGTGGTGGTCGGCCGCCGCGCGCACGAGCCTACGGGTGACGACAAGACTACGCTCGCACTCTTCTTGCATGAGGACAGACCCGGAGCGCTCCTGATGATCCTTTCGGAGTTCGCGTACGGGTCGATCAACCTCACCAAGATCCAATCGCGCCCCACAAAGCGGGCGCTCGGCGAGTACATGTTCTTCGTGACACTCGAAGGTCACGCCGAGGATCCCGCCGTGGCGCTCGCGCTTGAGTGCTTGCGGCTGAAGCTCAGACGCGTGAGGGTGCTCGGGAGTTACCCGAGAGCACGGTAG